CTCGACACGATGCGGGTCAACGAGGTCTCCCTGGTCCTGGACCTGCCCCTTGAGCGCTTCCAGGATCGGCAACTCTTCCTCTATCCTCGTCTGCAGATGGCCTTCCCGGCGAAGCTGCCCGCGAACTACCACTTTGTCGCCGGGCGCACTTCGGCCTATGTCTTCGATTCCGGCTCGCCCTCACAGCTCAGCCTGTCTCTCGACCGCCCGCGAACCTGTAATGTCCAGGACACGCGGCAGTGGAAGGGCTCGTCCTACCAGGCCTTCGTAAAGATTCTCGAAGGCGCCCGTGACGTGACCCCCGCCGACCGTTTCACCCTTTCCTTCACTCTTACACCCCGTGACCCCAAGACCTGGGTGGTGCCGACGATGAACCTCACCAGCGACCAGCCGCTCAAGCTCGTCGTGAAGTCTGTCGAGCCGGCGCAGGCGACGCAGGGGAACCTGGCTACCGTGCACCTGGACCTGCAGGGCACCTGGAAGACGCCCTTCTGGCAGGAGGAGGTCGCCGTGGACGCAACCATCACCGGCCCCGACGGCAAGACTTTCACCGTACCCGGCTTCTACAACCAGGACTACCTGCGCGAGGACGTATCCGAAGCAGCCAACCAGCACGCCGAGCTGCTGACGCCGCAGGGGAACCCGGAGTGGCAGGTCCGCTTCCTGCCTCAGCTTCCCGGCAACTACCAGGTGGCCCTCGTCGCCAAGGATCGCACCGGACAGGTCACTGCCGACACGCAGGTCACCGTCGCACCGGGCAAACCACGACCCTTCGTGCGTGTCAGCAAGTCCGATCCGCACTACTTCGAGTTCGCCTCCGGCGAGCCCTACGTCGCCAACGGTCTGAACGTCTGCTGGTACCGCAGCGATCCCGGCACCTTTGACTACGATGACTGGTTCAGCCGCCTCGCAGAGAACGGCGGCAACTACGCGCGAATCTGGATGCCGAGCTGGGCCTTCGGTTACGAGTGGGGCAAGCCCGGCAGCTACAAGCTCGACCGAGCCTGGCAGTTCGACTACGTCCTCCGGCTGGCCCAGGAGAAGGGCATCTACCTCAAGCTGTGCCTCGAGGCCTTCCGCACCTTTGACGCCGACAACCCCTATGCGAAGGCCAACGGTGGTCCCTGCGACAAGGTGCTCGATGTCTTCACCAAGGAGCAGGCGCGGCAGATGTGGCGCAACCGCCTCCGCTACGCCGTCGCGCGCTGGGGTTGGTCGCCGAACGTGATGGCCTTCGAGTTCTGGAACGAGATCAACTGCGTGCAGGGCTACGAGGAGAAGCCGGTGCAGGAGTGGGCACGAGATATGGCCCACTACCTGCGCAGCATCGACGCGAACCGCCACCTGATCGTCAACAGCCTGGGCAGCTTCGTCTTCGAGCCCGACCTGTGGGCCATGCCGGAGATGGAGTTCGCCCAGATGCACGGCTACTGGCACCCGCAGTGGAAGTCCACCGAGTTCGGCAAGGACATGGCGCAGATGATGGTCGACCACGTCGCCATGATCCGCACCTTCGGCAAGCCCTGTTTCTTCGCTGAGTTCGGTCTCGTCAACGAGACTTGGGGCGGCAGCCCGCGAATGAAGGACGACCCGGAGGGCGTAAACCTCCACAACGGCATGTGGGGTGCGCTGATGGCGGGAGCGGCAGGTCCTGCGCACCTGTGGTGGTGGGATAACTACGTAGCGCCGCAGAACCTCTGGTTCCACTACCGCGGGGTCGCGAACTTCGTCCAGGGCGTCGGCTTCAACACCGAGGGCTTCGTGCCCATCACTCCCCAGGGCCAACCGGCGGCGCTGCGAGTCCTGGGGCTGCGAGGCAAGACGACGACTCTGGTCTGGGCGCAGAACAGGGCCCACACCTGGTGGAACGTGGCTGAAAAGCACGAGATCGCGCCGGTCGAAAGCGCCCGGGTGACCCTCGAGGCGCCGGCG
The sequence above is drawn from the Armatimonadia bacterium genome and encodes:
- a CDS encoding cellulase family glycosylhydrolase is translated as MTAYLAFPLALLLSVPVFAQDQPLAHYGSSGAEVQLRRDGSFTVTDQGAPLVTDAKLMIFGPNWESAVQRDATVSNPTASQTGAQLSGRITEKASGKPWEYSQRVTVQGEALRFEYELRPLDTMRVNEVSLVLDLPLERFQDRQLFLYPRLQMAFPAKLPANYHFVAGRTSAYVFDSGSPSQLSLSLDRPRTCNVQDTRQWKGSSYQAFVKILEGARDVTPADRFTLSFTLTPRDPKTWVVPTMNLTSDQPLKLVVKSVEPAQATQGNLATVHLDLQGTWKTPFWQEEVAVDATITGPDGKTFTVPGFYNQDYLREDVSEAANQHAELLTPQGNPEWQVRFLPQLPGNYQVALVAKDRTGQVTADTQVTVAPGKPRPFVRVSKSDPHYFEFASGEPYVANGLNVCWYRSDPGTFDYDDWFSRLAENGGNYARIWMPSWAFGYEWGKPGSYKLDRAWQFDYVLRLAQEKGIYLKLCLEAFRTFDADNPYAKANGGPCDKVLDVFTKEQARQMWRNRLRYAVARWGWSPNVMAFEFWNEINCVQGYEEKPVQEWARDMAHYLRSIDANRHLIVNSLGSFVFEPDLWAMPEMEFAQMHGYWHPQWKSTEFGKDMAQMMVDHVAMIRTFGKPCFFAEFGLVNETWGGSPRMKDDPEGVNLHNGMWGALMAGAAGPAHLWWWDNYVAPQNLWFHYRGVANFVQGVGFNTEGFVPITPQGQPAALRVLGLRGKTTTLVWAQNRAHTWWNVAEKHEIAPVESARVTLEAPAGFTGTTCRVQLWDTWSGKLTGEKSLPVTDGKVALDFGRVERDLAARVFW